In one Rhodothermaceae bacterium genomic region, the following are encoded:
- a CDS encoding sodium:proton exchanger, which translates to MSGTVLINIVLVIALAIGSQWLGWRIRVPSILLLLIVGFLAGPVTQILPPEQLQGEWVFAFVSLAIGIILFEGGLNLRLSELRGVGQAVFNLVTVGVAVTAVLATIAARYVLEMPWEIAVVLGAILTVTGPTVILPLIRHVRPSGRVNAIAKWEGITIDPVGAIVAVLVLEAVIVMHEHAANGGRDGMLAPIFPSLEALMTIAAVSIGVSLLGGALMLFLLRRHLVPDYLQSSFALTVVVVVFALSNSLHEESGLFSVTIMGVFLANQSYVNVRSITKFKEDLQSLLIGCLFILLSARLDFDALTYFDARAFIFLGILIVVVRPVAVVLSSLRTKLNWKEQGFIAWLAPRGIVAAAVASLFSVRLEAVYGADAAGPLVPIVYMVIIGTVTVYGLTLQPVARLLGMADTNPQGILFLGAKTWVQRIAKAVQEQGIAVLLIDANERNIEQAQDQGLPAVVADALEEQVPDELDLSGIRRFMALTANDDTNSLAALRFKEVFGSVEVYQPAGPPLRPEASLVRVPSHMRGRSLFGGVYTAYDLERRFEAGGAIRTFGITEPGSYEALEEKYGRELLLLFVVRGSNLLIHSEEKDLTPQMGDTVIMMLPPFHIDGDMEDTTIFDDLVDHAIVTDHILSVTPEQLISGVAKLLSQRVPESADRLAEGLAEGLKEEASILTPGVALFHMRLSKISRSELVIVRCGVPLELPQTNDAIEALAFFVTPEDDPAQHLRVQAHLAGRLGRRSLLPAWREAADEEELRAMLRAIKFEPVFG; encoded by the coding sequence TGTTTGAGGGAGGACTGAACCTGAGATTATCGGAGCTTAGGGGGGTGGGGCAGGCAGTGTTTAATCTGGTAACCGTTGGCGTTGCGGTTACGGCAGTTCTCGCTACGATCGCTGCCCGCTATGTGCTTGAGATGCCATGGGAAATCGCAGTCGTGCTTGGAGCGATCCTCACCGTTACGGGCCCCACGGTCATATTGCCTCTCATTAGACATGTGCGCCCCAGCGGCCGGGTAAATGCCATTGCAAAATGGGAAGGAATCACTATTGACCCCGTGGGTGCGATTGTTGCAGTTCTGGTTCTTGAGGCCGTAATCGTGATGCACGAGCATGCTGCAAATGGCGGGAGAGATGGAATGCTAGCACCAATCTTCCCCTCCCTTGAAGCGCTCATGACGATAGCAGCCGTGAGTATCGGGGTGAGTCTTTTAGGCGGTGCACTCATGCTCTTTCTACTTCGTCGCCACCTTGTACCGGATTATTTGCAGAGCTCTTTTGCTCTGACGGTCGTTGTCGTGGTCTTTGCACTGTCCAACAGCCTGCATGAAGAATCCGGGCTGTTTTCTGTGACCATTATGGGGGTTTTTCTTGCGAATCAGTCGTATGTGAATGTCCGTAGCATCACCAAATTCAAAGAAGATCTACAGTCGCTTCTCATCGGTTGCCTATTCATTTTATTGAGTGCCCGTCTTGACTTTGATGCACTGACCTATTTTGATGCTCGCGCTTTCATTTTTCTGGGGATCCTGATTGTTGTCGTGCGTCCTGTAGCCGTAGTACTTTCCAGCCTCCGCACCAAGCTCAATTGGAAAGAGCAGGGGTTCATTGCGTGGCTTGCACCCCGTGGGATTGTGGCGGCAGCCGTAGCCTCTCTCTTCTCGGTTCGTCTTGAAGCGGTGTATGGTGCAGATGCTGCAGGGCCGCTGGTACCTATTGTCTATATGGTGATTATCGGTACCGTGACGGTATACGGATTGACGCTGCAGCCGGTGGCTCGCTTGCTTGGAATGGCAGACACGAATCCACAGGGGATCTTGTTTCTAGGGGCCAAGACATGGGTACAGCGCATTGCGAAAGCTGTCCAGGAACAGGGGATTGCGGTGCTTTTGATTGATGCCAATGAACGAAATATTGAGCAGGCCCAGGATCAGGGACTGCCCGCGGTCGTCGCCGACGCACTCGAGGAGCAGGTGCCTGACGAATTGGATTTAAGTGGTATCCGGCGGTTCATGGCACTTACGGCCAATGATGATACGAACTCTCTGGCTGCACTTCGCTTCAAGGAAGTCTTCGGCAGTGTAGAGGTTTATCAGCCCGCAGGTCCTCCCCTGCGCCCAGAAGCATCACTGGTTCGGGTTCCTTCTCACATGCGCGGGCGGTCTTTATTTGGAGGGGTTTATACCGCATATGACCTAGAGCGTCGCTTTGAGGCCGGAGGAGCAATCCGCACGTTTGGAATTACTGAGCCGGGATCCTATGAAGCGCTGGAGGAAAAATATGGGCGCGAGTTGCTCCTTCTTTTCGTTGTTCGAGGATCGAATCTTCTGATTCATTCAGAGGAAAAGGATCTGACTCCGCAAATGGGAGACACGGTGATCATGATGCTCCCTCCGTTCCATATTGATGGAGATATGGAAGACACTACAATCTTCGATGACCTGGTGGATCATGCGATTGTCACTGACCATATCCTTTCAGTGACCCCGGAACAATTGATATCAGGTGTTGCCAAATTACTGAGTCAGCGGGTACCTGAGTCTGCCGACCGATTAGCTGAAGGATTGGCGGAAGGGTTGAAGGAGGAAGCCTCTATTTTGACACCGGGAGTTGCACTGTTCCACATGCGGCTCAGTAAAATTTCTCGCAGCGAACTAGTCATCGTAAGGTGCGGGGTTCCGCTTGAATTGCCTCAGACGAACGATGCCATCGAAGCACTTGCTTTCTTTGTGACTCCCGAAGATGATCCGGCACAACACCTTCGCGTGCAGGCACATCTGGCCGGGCGCCTTGGCCGTCGCTCCCTTTTACCTGCCTGGCGTGAGGCCGCAGACGAGGAGGAGTTGCGGGCAATGCTGCGTGCCATCAAGTTTGAGCCCGTGTTCGGTTAG
- a CDS encoding shikimate dehydrogenase, which produces MVFPDATTGIIAILGHPVHYSLSPVIHNTALQKQGLNYVYVAIDLAPDRVSQAVRGLNALGFAGANVTIPHKQAVLPHMDSLSDTARAIGAVNTIVCKENQLYGDNTDIEGFLAPLKDLEIHGAPMTLLGAGGAARAAAYGLLRDYSPNPLTLVARRVGQAENLANDFSSFGAHLEVCDFDSASRYIRESRLIVNCTPIGMYPNVQETPWEQKEDFVPGQIVYDLVYRPYRTRLLQEAANRGSVTIGGLTMLIEQAAAAYRQWTDREMPVDVVHDTLAKLFTT; this is translated from the coding sequence ATGGTTTTTCCTGATGCAACCACCGGGATCATTGCCATTCTAGGGCACCCGGTTCACTATTCATTATCGCCGGTCATTCACAACACGGCACTTCAGAAGCAAGGATTGAATTATGTCTATGTGGCCATAGATCTCGCACCAGACAGGGTGTCGCAGGCTGTTCGGGGTTTGAATGCCCTTGGTTTTGCCGGTGCGAATGTGACCATCCCCCACAAGCAGGCCGTTCTCCCTCATATGGATTCTCTTTCTGATACGGCCAGGGCTATTGGGGCAGTGAATACAATCGTCTGCAAAGAGAATCAGCTCTACGGGGACAATACAGATATTGAGGGATTTTTAGCTCCTCTTAAAGACCTAGAGATACACGGAGCCCCGATGACGCTTCTTGGTGCAGGTGGTGCTGCGCGGGCAGCCGCCTATGGCTTGCTGAGAGATTACAGTCCCAATCCATTAACATTGGTCGCACGCAGAGTTGGTCAGGCAGAAAACTTGGCCAATGATTTTTCTTCATTTGGCGCTCATCTGGAGGTATGTGATTTTGATTCAGCATCAAGGTATATTAGGGAAAGCCGTTTGATTGTAAATTGTACACCTATAGGCATGTACCCAAACGTACAGGAAACTCCTTGGGAACAGAAAGAAGATTTTGTCCCAGGGCAGATCGTCTATGATCTGGTCTATCGTCCATACCGCACTCGATTGCTCCAAGAGGCCGCCAACCGCGGATCAGTGACCATCGGGGGGCTTACGATGTTGATTGAGCAAGCTGCCGCTGCATACAGGCAGTGGACAGACCGGGAAATGCCAGTTGATGTTGTACATGACACCTTGGCAAAATTGTTTACCACTTAA
- a CDS encoding aquaporin family protein has translation MSPFIGELIGTTILLLLGNAVVANVILKKTKGQGAGWLAINFGWGVAVFIAVFIVAKYSGAHINPAVTLGLALAGEFSWNSVPLYLAAQFLGGALGAFLVWLHYRDHFDVTEDADVKRAVFCTAPAIRNYASNLLSEIIATFVLVFAVLYLVEPDVGLGALDAIPVGIVVLAIGLTLGGTTGYAINPARDLSPRIVHALVPIKNKEGSDWSYAWIPVVGPIIGGLLAGAAFLLIGS, from the coding sequence ATGAGTCCATTTATCGGAGAACTGATTGGAACGACCATCCTGCTCCTTCTCGGAAACGCCGTCGTTGCCAACGTGATACTTAAAAAGACCAAGGGCCAAGGCGCCGGTTGGCTTGCGATCAATTTTGGCTGGGGAGTCGCCGTCTTCATCGCGGTGTTTATTGTCGCCAAGTACAGCGGTGCGCATATCAACCCCGCAGTAACTCTTGGACTTGCACTTGCGGGCGAGTTCTCGTGGAATTCTGTTCCCTTGTACCTTGCTGCACAGTTTTTGGGAGGTGCCCTGGGTGCATTTCTGGTATGGCTACACTATCGGGATCACTTTGATGTCACCGAGGATGCGGACGTAAAGCGGGCGGTTTTCTGCACGGCTCCAGCAATTCGAAACTATGCCTCAAACCTCTTGAGCGAGATCATCGCCACGTTCGTACTCGTGTTCGCTGTACTCTACCTTGTAGAGCCGGATGTGGGCCTTGGTGCACTGGATGCCATCCCCGTCGGAATTGTCGTTTTGGCTATTGGGCTGACGTTAGGTGGAACCACAGGGTACGCGATCAATCCCGCACGCGATCTCAGCCCACGCATTGTCCACGCGCTGGTCCCGATCAAAAACAAAGAGGGGAGCGATTGGAGCTATGCATGGATTCCCGTCGTGGGGCCGATCATCGGGGGCTTGCTGGCGGGAGCTGCCTTTCTTCTGATTGGGAGTTAG
- the glpK gene encoding glycerol kinase GlpK, producing MSYILALDQGTTSSRAIIFDQDGSIVGMAQQEFPQIYPQPGWVEHNPNEIWQSQLSVAKQALQECGLLSEDIKAIGITNQRETTVMWDKTTGQPIHNAIVWQDRRTAEECDQLRSTGHADLFQARTGLILDAYFSGTKIKWLLDHVPNARDMAAAGRLCVGTIDTWLIWNLTGGQQYCTDVSNASRTLLCNIHHHDWDEELCTLLDIPIEILPSIVPSSGVLGETDFLGAPIPVSGVAGDQQAALFGQVCTKPGMVKNTYGTGCFLLMNTGEDAVPSTNRLLTTVAWQLGNHSQYALEGSVFVGGAVVQWLRDELGIIHSSSDIEALASQVSDNGGVTIVPAFTGLGAPHWDPYARGTITGLTRGSSAAHIARAALESIAYQSADVIKAMEADAGVNLKEVRVDGGATANDLLMQFQADILGVPVIRPVVRETTALGAAYLAGIAVGQWPDTDTISKLWQIDQTFEPQMPRSTALEQMEVWAKAVDRSKDWARKS from the coding sequence ATGTCTTACATCCTCGCACTGGATCAGGGAACCACAAGCTCGCGCGCAATCATTTTCGACCAAGATGGATCAATCGTCGGAATGGCCCAACAGGAGTTCCCCCAGATCTATCCACAGCCCGGATGGGTTGAGCATAACCCAAACGAAATCTGGCAATCGCAGCTGTCGGTAGCCAAGCAGGCCCTGCAAGAATGCGGCCTGCTCTCCGAGGACATAAAAGCCATCGGCATCACCAATCAGCGCGAAACCACGGTGATGTGGGACAAGACAACTGGCCAGCCAATCCACAATGCCATCGTATGGCAAGATCGGCGCACCGCCGAAGAATGTGATCAATTACGCTCGACAGGGCATGCAGATTTATTCCAGGCGCGTACGGGTCTGATACTGGATGCCTATTTCTCCGGGACGAAAATCAAATGGCTCCTGGATCATGTGCCCAATGCCCGGGACATGGCGGCAGCCGGGCGTTTGTGTGTCGGTACGATCGATACCTGGCTGATCTGGAATCTGACCGGTGGCCAGCAATACTGTACCGATGTCTCGAATGCAAGCCGAACCCTGCTCTGCAATATCCACCACCACGACTGGGATGAAGAACTCTGTACACTTCTGGACATTCCAATCGAAATCCTGCCCTCTATCGTCCCGTCAAGTGGCGTCCTTGGAGAAACAGATTTTTTGGGAGCTCCGATTCCTGTTTCGGGAGTCGCCGGTGACCAGCAGGCAGCACTCTTCGGGCAGGTGTGTACAAAACCTGGTATGGTAAAAAATACCTATGGCACCGGCTGTTTTTTGCTTATGAACACGGGCGAAGATGCCGTCCCCTCCACAAATCGGCTCCTCACCACCGTAGCATGGCAATTGGGGAATCACAGTCAGTATGCTCTTGAAGGGAGTGTTTTCGTCGGTGGTGCAGTCGTTCAGTGGCTCAGAGATGAACTCGGAATCATTCACTCATCCTCGGACATTGAGGCGCTCGCCTCACAGGTAAGCGATAACGGTGGAGTCACGATTGTCCCCGCATTCACAGGATTGGGGGCTCCACACTGGGATCCCTACGCGCGTGGGACCATCACAGGATTGACGCGCGGAAGCAGTGCCGCTCATATTGCCCGTGCAGCACTCGAAAGCATCGCATACCAAAGCGCAGATGTGATTAAGGCCATGGAAGCAGATGCAGGTGTAAACCTGAAAGAGGTGCGTGTGGATGGAGGGGCAACTGCAAATGATCTGCTGATGCAGTTTCAGGCAGACATCCTCGGAGTCCCCGTGATTCGACCTGTCGTACGCGAGACCACAGCCTTGGGAGCAGCCTATCTAGCCGGAATCGCCGTGGGGCAATGGCCGGATACAGATACGATTAGTAAGTTATGGCAGATTGATCAGACCTTTGAACCCCAAATGCCCCGCTCAACCGCATTGGAACAGATGGAGGTCTGGGCAAAAGCAGTTGACCGCTCAAAAGATTGGGCCCGGAAATCTTAA
- a CDS encoding S8 family serine peptidase, which translates to MDTLTVITAIALLLIAIGIGHKENGSWAILAGFALAAGAVIARLWSGGGVLQVGIELLRDTGISLLLAATYMGVRKLADSARPFVILGVVSLILSGLLFGARFLWQSIWDRDMQSILVELGPDDSIGEVEGILNRFARTWERAFPTVTLSEDVDLAQVYLVQVSPRHIRSVMDALRADSENVDHVELNIDVHLSLPSSDRMPDQSSRAVIEDDPYVGLQWGLDAVQAHEAHAVLENANPVRKARVAILDTGVESMHEDLQAVYVEGVKDDAHGHGTHCAGLAGAVTNNGLGVASLNWEGRFINVLGFRALSENGQGSIEQIAQAIIDATKAQTDIISMSLGSKSEAQPRVLVNAVEYALDRGVIIAASAGNANEDAIDHFPSNIEGVIAVAAVDQDLTRAEFSNMVGNLTRPLAAPGVDLYSSFLDGQYKSMSGTSMATPVVAGLMGVMRSMNPELTPEEAYTILHETGTEIPDTPVVGRLMNAEAALKSAMGIGS; encoded by the coding sequence ATGGATACTCTGACCGTTATCACAGCAATCGCACTGCTCTTAATTGCCATCGGCATTGGGCATAAGGAGAACGGCTCTTGGGCAATCCTGGCTGGTTTTGCCCTGGCAGCCGGTGCTGTGATTGCGAGGCTCTGGTCAGGGGGAGGAGTGCTGCAGGTCGGAATTGAACTGCTTCGTGATACCGGGATCAGTTTACTTCTGGCTGCAACGTATATGGGAGTTAGAAAACTGGCAGACAGCGCACGCCCCTTTGTCATTTTGGGAGTGGTTTCTCTAATTCTGTCGGGATTGCTTTTTGGTGCCAGATTCTTGTGGCAGTCAATTTGGGACCGGGATATGCAGTCTATTCTGGTAGAATTGGGGCCTGACGATTCGATCGGTGAGGTAGAAGGAATCCTGAATCGCTTTGCACGGACATGGGAGCGTGCATTTCCCACGGTTACACTCTCCGAGGATGTCGATTTGGCCCAGGTGTACCTTGTTCAGGTATCGCCACGCCACATCAGATCCGTGATGGATGCACTTCGGGCAGATTCTGAGAATGTTGACCATGTGGAACTCAATATTGATGTACATCTCTCACTTCCTTCGTCGGATCGAATGCCAGATCAATCCTCCAGGGCGGTTATAGAGGATGATCCGTATGTAGGCCTACAATGGGGATTGGACGCGGTTCAAGCACATGAAGCCCATGCAGTATTGGAAAATGCCAATCCCGTTCGCAAAGCCCGTGTGGCAATCTTGGATACGGGGGTGGAATCAATGCACGAGGATTTACAGGCCGTTTATGTTGAAGGGGTTAAGGACGATGCTCACGGCCACGGGACACACTGCGCGGGGCTTGCCGGTGCAGTGACCAATAACGGTCTTGGGGTTGCTTCGCTGAACTGGGAAGGGCGCTTTATAAATGTGCTGGGATTCCGGGCGCTCTCTGAAAATGGTCAGGGCTCAATAGAGCAGATTGCTCAGGCAATCATCGACGCGACCAAAGCCCAGACGGATATTATTTCGATGTCCTTAGGAAGCAAATCAGAGGCACAACCGCGAGTGCTGGTCAATGCTGTGGAATACGCATTGGATCGGGGAGTGATAATTGCTGCGTCAGCGGGGAATGCCAACGAAGATGCCATTGACCATTTCCCGTCGAATATTGAGGGTGTAATTGCAGTTGCTGCTGTGGATCAGGATCTTACCAGAGCCGAGTTTTCCAACATGGTCGGGAATCTCACGCGTCCGCTTGCAGCCCCAGGGGTCGATCTCTATTCCTCTTTTCTTGACGGGCAATACAAGTCGATGAGTGGGACCTCAATGGCAACTCCCGTCGTCGCAGGTTTGATGGGGGTAATGCGATCTATGAATCCCGAGCTTACACCAGAAGAGGCGTACACGATCCTACATGAAACCGGCACGGAAATCCCCGATACTCCCGTGGTCGGTCGTCTCATGAATGCCGAAGCCGCCCTGAAGAGTGCGATGGGGATCGGGTCATAG
- a CDS encoding RidA family protein: MHIRFYTIFVIFLFAGTVGNVQAQGLSPEERLDSLGIQLAPPPSPFANYVRAVQTGNLVFLAGHGPYLPDGTYITGKLGQDLTLLEGYVAARQTAILLLASLKQEIGDLSRVTRIVKVNGMVNATAEFTDHPNVINGCSDLLVEVFGPEIGRHARAAVGMNSLPIGIAVEIDMVVEVAL, translated from the coding sequence ATGCACATCCGATTCTACACCATTTTTGTCATTTTCCTCTTCGCTGGGACCGTCGGCAACGTCCAAGCGCAAGGCTTAAGCCCGGAAGAGCGCTTGGATTCACTGGGCATTCAACTTGCCCCACCGCCCTCCCCTTTTGCCAACTATGTGCGTGCCGTGCAAACCGGCAACCTGGTATTTCTGGCGGGGCATGGGCCCTATTTGCCAGACGGCACCTACATCACAGGAAAACTTGGGCAAGATCTTACGCTCTTGGAAGGCTACGTGGCAGCGCGGCAAACGGCAATTTTACTTCTGGCTTCCCTCAAACAGGAGATTGGGGATTTGAGCCGCGTTACCCGGATTGTGAAAGTCAATGGTATGGTGAACGCAACCGCTGAATTTACCGATCACCCAAATGTTATCAACGGATGTTCCGATCTCCTAGTAGAGGTCTTCGGCCCTGAGATCGGAAGACACGCACGGGCAGCAGTCGGGATGAATTCTCTTCCAATCGGGATCGCCGTAGAAATTGATATGGTCGTAGAAGTAGCTCTATGA
- a CDS encoding pyridoxal-phosphate dependent enzyme: MTARDVQALLEGRGDPVRAAHSQGFFKTGPGEYGEGDIFRGITVPELRKVARCWKKVPLEEMTLLLHSPYHEDRFVALCLLVHSFQHGNEDAVYHAYLEHLPFINNWDLVDTSCHKILGPYLFKRPRTLLYLFARSKNLWERRIAIVSTYYFIKRDQLNDTLALADLLSGDPEDLIHKASGWMLREVGKRDESVLVEFLNNPTVHLPRTALRYAIERFPALVRKEYLQNHAAGVPVQSMTQQTPHWRAYRYVMDAAVELKGGVIQTPVLQSDALARSSGADVYLKLENEQHTGSFKYRGALNKLLSLGVSPPPVIGASTGNHGLAMSMVLRELELGGTIFLPSTTAKHKVNSLRDHDINLAFHGKDGIEAEQKARHIAEREGGAFISPYNDLQIIAGQGTVAVELLKQIESLDYLFASVGGGGLISGIALVLKTHLPTIMIVGCSAERSNVMQKSVEAGVIVEQPLQPTLSDGTAGGIEADSLTLPLCMELVDDWVSATEEEIASAMRLIYREHGINIEGAAGVTVACFLKYRKCLTGKRVALIICGGNISDEHFDAVLSQDS, translated from the coding sequence ATGACCGCCAGAGACGTTCAGGCTCTGTTGGAAGGAAGGGGAGATCCTGTTCGGGCGGCACATAGCCAAGGCTTCTTTAAAACCGGTCCCGGAGAGTACGGGGAGGGAGATATTTTTCGCGGCATTACGGTGCCTGAGCTTCGGAAAGTCGCCCGATGCTGGAAGAAGGTCCCGCTTGAGGAGATGACTCTGTTATTGCACTCCCCGTACCACGAGGACCGGTTTGTAGCTCTGTGTCTTCTCGTCCATTCCTTCCAGCACGGCAACGAAGATGCCGTGTACCATGCATATCTGGAACATCTCCCCTTCATTAACAACTGGGACTTGGTTGATACCAGCTGCCACAAGATCTTGGGACCATACCTGTTCAAGCGCCCACGAACCTTATTGTATTTGTTTGCCCGCAGCAAAAATCTATGGGAGCGTCGAATTGCGATAGTGTCCACGTACTATTTCATCAAGCGTGACCAACTCAACGATACACTGGCTCTCGCAGACTTGCTTTCGGGTGACCCAGAGGACCTGATCCATAAAGCCAGTGGCTGGATGCTCCGTGAAGTCGGAAAACGGGATGAATCTGTGCTCGTCGAATTTTTGAATAACCCCACCGTACACCTTCCCAGAACAGCCCTCAGATACGCGATTGAACGATTCCCAGCACTCGTGAGGAAAGAATACCTGCAAAATCATGCGGCAGGGGTTCCCGTTCAGTCTATGACTCAGCAAACACCCCATTGGCGAGCCTACAGATACGTGATGGATGCCGCCGTCGAGCTGAAGGGTGGCGTTATCCAAACTCCTGTCCTCCAATCGGACGCACTGGCGAGAAGTAGCGGAGCAGATGTTTATCTGAAGCTTGAGAATGAGCAGCATACCGGATCATTCAAGTATCGAGGGGCACTGAATAAGCTCTTGTCTCTCGGAGTATCTCCGCCTCCGGTCATCGGAGCGTCTACCGGCAATCATGGCCTTGCCATGTCTATGGTTTTGCGTGAACTTGAGTTGGGGGGAACCATCTTTCTGCCTTCCACGACCGCCAAACACAAAGTGAACTCGCTCCGTGACCATGACATCAACCTAGCCTTCCATGGGAAAGACGGCATTGAGGCCGAACAAAAAGCACGTCATATCGCAGAGCGTGAAGGAGGTGCTTTCATTTCCCCTTATAATGATTTGCAAATCATTGCAGGTCAGGGAACGGTAGCTGTGGAACTCCTGAAGCAGATTGAGTCACTTGACTATCTCTTTGCCTCTGTCGGTGGTGGCGGGCTGATCAGTGGCATTGCACTTGTGCTAAAAACCCATCTCCCGACGATCATGATTGTGGGCTGCTCCGCGGAACGATCCAACGTCATGCAGAAATCCGTAGAGGCTGGAGTCATCGTCGAACAACCTCTGCAGCCAACACTTTCCGATGGTACAGCCGGTGGCATTGAGGCGGATTCCTTGACCCTGCCGCTATGCATGGAATTAGTCGACGACTGGGTGAGTGCCACCGAAGAAGAAATCGCCAGTGCTATGAGATTGATCTACCGAGAACATGGTATCAATATCGAAGGGGCTGCGGGGGTTACAGTTGCCTGTTTTCTGAAATACAGAAAATGCCTCACTGGAAAGCGAGTGGCACTGATAATCTGTGGTGGGAATATATCTGATGAACATTTTGATGCCGTGTTGTCCCAGGATTCCTGA
- a CDS encoding threonine--tRNA ligase: MAKELLERAEAYIPEGYDPALYKIRHSAAHIMAQAVVERFPDAKPTIGPPIEDRFYYDFEMEHPPHEEDLNWIEERMRAIIKGRHRFEVREVTLEEAYKLFEDNPYKVELIEELAAENGDTRLTIYQHDSFVDLCRGPHIPHTGYLKPNGIKLLSIAGAYWRGDAKRTQLTRIYGTAWKNRTQLDAYLERLEQARARDHRVLGKKLELFMFSDKVGPGLPLWLPAGATLRKTLVDFLREEQLRRGYEPVITPHIGHLDLYRTSGHYPYYSESQFPPMSSHGMDGYLLKPMNCPHHIEIYAHKRRSYRELPVRLAEFGQVYRYEQTGELGGLTRVRGFTVDDGHIFCRHDQVEEEIRDSIDLALRVLRALDFKDFSVQLSLRDPENHEKYTGSKENWDEAEDSMRKVVHEMGLDVREELGEAAFYGPKVDFMVRDALSRRWQLGTVQLDYNLPERFDLWYTGADDQRHRPAMIHRAPFGSLERFIGVLVEHCAGVFPLWLAPEQVRVLSISDRTADYAEEVQTRLEAEGLRTTVDTRSEKIGYKVREAELLKVPYMVVLGTREAEESTISVRARSGEDLGGMTLEAFLDLIRKERFPDMDSDLS; this comes from the coding sequence ATGGCTAAAGAGCTCTTGGAGCGCGCCGAAGCGTACATTCCAGAAGGGTACGATCCCGCTCTCTACAAAATACGCCATTCGGCCGCACATATCATGGCGCAGGCCGTTGTGGAGCGCTTTCCGGATGCAAAGCCGACCATCGGACCACCGATAGAAGATCGTTTCTACTACGACTTCGAAATGGAGCATCCGCCACATGAGGAGGACCTGAACTGGATTGAAGAGCGGATGCGGGCAATCATCAAAGGGCGTCACCGTTTTGAGGTTCGCGAAGTAACGCTGGAGGAAGCCTATAAACTCTTTGAGGACAATCCCTACAAGGTAGAATTGATTGAGGAACTAGCAGCCGAGAATGGAGACACGCGGCTAACCATCTATCAGCACGACTCTTTTGTTGATCTTTGTCGGGGACCTCACATTCCGCATACAGGGTATCTCAAACCCAATGGTATTAAACTATTGTCCATTGCAGGAGCTTATTGGCGAGGGGATGCCAAGCGCACACAACTCACACGGATTTATGGGACGGCGTGGAAAAACCGGACGCAACTGGATGCGTATTTGGAGCGCTTGGAGCAGGCCCGTGCCCGGGATCATCGAGTATTGGGGAAAAAGTTGGAGCTGTTTATGTTCAGCGATAAGGTTGGGCCAGGGCTTCCACTTTGGCTTCCGGCAGGGGCCACACTTCGCAAAACGTTGGTAGATTTCCTGCGTGAAGAGCAGCTTCGGCGTGGTTATGAGCCGGTAATTACCCCGCACATCGGTCATCTTGATCTTTACCGGACCAGTGGCCACTATCCCTATTACAGCGAAAGTCAATTTCCGCCCATGAGTTCACATGGGATGGATGGTTATCTGCTCAAACCCATGAACTGCCCGCACCATATCGAGATCTATGCACACAAGCGACGCAGTTACCGGGAATTACCGGTGCGGCTGGCCGAATTCGGACAGGTCTACCGGTATGAGCAGACGGGAGAGCTTGGCGGTTTGACGCGTGTCCGCGGGTTCACGGTGGATGATGGACACATTTTTTGTCGGCATGACCAAGTGGAAGAGGAGATTCGGGATTCCATTGATCTTGCACTTCGGGTTCTGCGTGCACTGGATTTTAAAGATTTCAGTGTACAGCTGTCGCTACGTGATCCTGAGAACCATGAGAAGTACACCGGCTCGAAAGAGAATTGGGATGAAGCCGAGGATTCCATGCGCAAAGTTGTGCATGAGATGGGGCTTGATGTGCGGGAGGAGCTGGGGGAAGCGGCATTTTATGGACCGAAGGTTGACTTTATGGTCCGTGATGCGCTCAGTCGGCGGTGGCAGTTGGGTACAGTGCAGCTTGATTACAACCTGCCGGAACGTTTTGATCTTTGGTATACGGGAGCAGATGATCAACGCCATCGACCAGCGATGATTCACCGTGCCCCGTTTGGCTCACTGGAGCGGTTTATAGGAGTTTTGGTTGAACATTGTGCGGGTGTATTTCCATTGTGGCTGGCACCAGAACAGGTTCGTGTTCTGTCCATTTCTGATCGCACGGCGGACTATGCCGAAGAAGTGCAAACCAGACTTGAGGCGGAGGGGCTGCGAACCACGGTAGATACCCGAAGTGAGAAGATCGGGTACAAGGTTCGGGAGGCAGAACTGTTGAAAGTGCCCTACATGGTGGTGCTTGGTACTCGTGAAGCAGAAGAGAGCACGATCTCGGTGCGTGCACGCTCCGGCGAAGATCTGGGTGGAATGACACTCGAGGCTTTTCTTGATTTAATTCGAAAAGAGCGCTTCCCTGACATGGACAGCGATCTCTCCTGA